A window of the Brassica napus cultivar Da-Ae chromosome C5, Da-Ae, whole genome shotgun sequence genome harbors these coding sequences:
- the LOC125587392 gene encoding uncharacterized protein LOC125587392, producing the protein MSSTPHDSPLHDSPIHDSPLHDSPIHDSYLHDSLQLDSNEFCTTLKLPGRVYEAVETPDNPKAIIHHSKIDYIEKVEDILGKEEFSFIENSHIGSILKLVKRNRVQFSEELFHFLMQRRVLTQGEDLWFTFSDQPMRFSLREFHLTTGLRCEEDQTITEPLFKIMKKPYIWMLGKIDKFTVRTLYEMFKKKARSMPTLERLSLGTAILTEAVIMAENPSSKIPRDRLQRYMNYRSHKIAWGKTAYRILMRSVKSLSASSWTGDSYEVSGFALAINLWAMSSVNVLGKSLGKPCETSSSSDPLCLHWDSTRTPTIAEVLELEKINNVEVSTVIGLAEEYKHLVGATHSDDADFHSVVKLVQQGYKMRRSDWEKGFVDMFVATEDIGQQRKTKDEDAEHGEDLNHNEDEEEKKDEEEKTDEEENKDEEYQKDKEQRKDKNHSMSNSEKLDKLIQMVRDLDKRVVMIQNVLGVKFNDSSPNKEDCENGASSGDRRSAQDYENEEDTINEEANSDDKKNAPDDENEEDTIAEAANSEDTIAEEANSGDGRSALDDENEKEICDEEAKSGTEHQREEENILGEIETTQKITQDEDTEKLESESCLKQTSQVTSPTPTFNTPNFDTRVSSPNPTFTSPKFDLLSQESHSGKGTNEVLMRDVYEIPVFQPLMKIKKRLVQQHSQVNEDVEPPLQKKFKADTDNVPLRRSERGQIPSIHTQPPFTGARKKHPILHPFEPVDKTRKEKMREWKMSNKRKKLRINQEIVNAKWFSDIETPGKKLSKTHIEAGFELLKLRQINNPDLFLNKTALVVGVKFLEEIDEFYDEFLDDKKGFQFGAGFDKYNIEKNINFLYSAIAVAEKYWLGVVINLEKRNITAFNCAAMKFTDASLVPYVNAYAMALPFMIRYFFKDVSMDTSKFSIKIVSEGFPQVLKIEDSGVYALKLIECHAMRIVDLTKLSEEKIAIIREKLAVDIFSELQ; encoded by the exons ATGTCGTCTACTCCTCACGATTCTCCTCTACACGATTCTCCTATACACGATTCTCCTCTTCACGATTCTCCTATTCATGATTCTTATCTTCACGATTCTCTACAA TTGGATAGCAACGAGTTTTGCACAACCTTGAAATTGCCTGGGAGGGTTTATGAAGCTGTAGAAACACCAGATAATCCCAAAGCGATAATCCAtcactcaaagattgattaTATCGAGAAGGTGGAAGATATATTAGGAAAAGAAGAGTTTTCTTTCATAGAGAACTCTCACATTGGGAGCATTTTGAAGTTGGTTAAAAGGAATAGGGTTCAATTTTCAGAAGAGTTGTTCCATTTTCTAATGCAGCGAAGAGTATTGACGCAAGGAGAGGATCTCTGGTTTACTTTCTCGGACCAGCCTATGAGGTTTTCACTAAGGGAATTTCATCTGACAACAGGCTTACGTTGTGAGGAAGATCAGACAATAACAGAGCCGCTGTTCAAAATAATGAAGAAGCCATACATTTGGATGCTGGGCAAGATTGATAAGTTTACGGTGAGAACGTTATATGAAATGTTTAAAAAGAAAGCACGAAGCATGCCAACACTAGAAAGATTATCCCTTGGAACAGCAATACTCACAGAAGCGGTAATTATGGCAGAAAATCCGAGTTCTAAAATCCCGAGAGACAGGTTGCAGCGTTATATGAACTATCGCTCACACAAGATTGCTTGGGGTAAAACTGCTTATAGAATCTTGATGAGAAGTGTAAAAAGTTTGAGTGCAAGTTCCTGGACAGGAGATAGTTATGAAGTGAGTGGTTTTGCGCTAGCCATAAATCTGTGGGCAATGTCATCAGTGAATGTGCTTGGTAAATCTTTGGGAAAGCCATGCGAGACATCCTCTTCTTCTGATCCGTTGTGTCTACATTGGGACTCAACAAGAACTCCGACAATAGCTGAAGTGTTAGAGCTGGAGAAGATAAACAAT GTTGAGGTTAGCACAGTGATTGGATTGGCTGAGGAATACAAACATTTGGTGGGGGCAACACATAGTGACGATGCTGACTTTCACAGTGTTGTGAAACTAGTTCAACAAGGATACAAAATGAGGAGAAGCGATTGGGAGAAAGGTTTTGTGGATATGTTTGTTGCAACAGAAGATATAGGTCAACAACGCAAGACAAAAGACGAAGATGCAGAGCATGGTGAAGATCTGAACCAtaatgaagatgaagaggaaaagaaagatgaagaggaaAAGACAGATGAAGAGGAAAATAAAGATGAAGAGTATCAAAAGGATAAGGAgcaaagaaaagataaaaatcATTCCATGTCTAACAGCGAGAAACTTGATAAGCTAATCCAAATGGTTCGTGATTTGGATAAGCGAGTAGTAATGATCCAGAATGTTTTAGGAGTTAAG tttaacgACAGTTCACCAAACAAAGAAGATTGTGAAAATGGAGCTAGTTCTGGTGATAGAAGAAGTGCAcaagattatgaaaatgaagaagatacaattaatgaagAAGCAAACtctgatgataaaaaaaatgcaccagatgatgaaaatgaagaagatacaATTGCTGAAGCAGCAAACTCTGAAGATACAATTGCTGAAGAAGCAAACTCTGGCGATGGAAGAAGTGCACTggatgatgaaaatgaaaaagagataTGTGATGAAGAAGCAAAATCTGGTACAGAGCATCAAAGGGAAGAAGAGAATATTCTTGGGGAAATTGAGACTACACAAAAAATCACTCAAGACGAAGACACAGaaaaacttgaatcagaaaGTTGCTTGAAACAAACGTCGCAG GTTACGTCGCCTACTCCAACATTCAATACTCCAAACTTTGATACAAGG GTTTCATCGCCTAATCCAACATTTACGTCTCCTAAGTTTGATCTCCTTTCCCAAGAAAGTCATAGTGGAAAGGGTACAAATGAG GTTCTTATGAGAGATGTTTATGAGATTCCTGTTTTCCAACctctaatgaaaataaaaaagagattgGTACAACAACACAGCCAG GTAAACGAAGATGTTGAGCCTCCACTTCAAAAGAAGTTTAAAGCTGATACAGATAATGTTCCGCTAAGAAGAAGTGAAAGAGGTCAAATACCATCCATTCATACACAACCACCGTTTACAGGAGCAAGGAAGAAACATCCGATTCTTCATCCCTTTGAGCCAGTtgataaaacaagaaaagaaaaaatgagagAATGGAAAATGTCAAACAAAAGAaa GAAGCTGAGAATCAATCAAGAGATAGTAAACGCAAAGTGGTTTTCGGATATTGAAACTCCGggaaaaaaactttcaaaaacg catATTGAAGCAGGTTTTGAGTTGCTGAAACTGAGACAGATAAACAATCCAGATTTGTTTCTGAACAAAACTGCCTTAGTTGTTGGAGTGAAGTTTCTTGAAGAAATAGATGAGTTTTATGATGAGTTTTTAGATGACAAGAAAGGTTTCCAATTTGGAGCAGGCTTTGACAAGTACAACATAGAGAAGAATATCAACTTCCTCTATTCGGCCATTGCAGTAGCAGAGAAGTATTGGCTTGGAGTTGTAATCAACTTGGAGAAGAGAAATATCACAGCATTCAATTGTGCAGCAATGAAGTTCACAGATGCGAGTTTGGTCCCTTACGTTAATGCATATGCGATGGCTCTCCCATTCATGATTCGCTACTTCTTCAAAGATGTCAGCATGGATACAAGCAAGTTCTCGATAAAAATTGTATCTGAAGGTTTCCCACAG GTTCTTAAAATAGAAGACAGTGGAGTTTATGCATTGAAGCTGATAGAGTGCCATGCAATGCGTATAGTGGATTTGACAAAGCTGAGTGAAGAAAAAATTGCAATCATCCGAGAAAAGTTGGCGGTTGATATCTTCTCGGAATTACAATGA